The following are encoded together in the Salvelinus alpinus chromosome 37, SLU_Salpinus.1, whole genome shotgun sequence genome:
- the LOC139565684 gene encoding LOW QUALITY PROTEIN: zinc finger protein ZFMSA12A-like (The sequence of the model RefSeq protein was modified relative to this genomic sequence to represent the inferred CDS: inserted 1 base in 1 codon; substituted 1 base at 1 genomic stop codon): MASDDDECTERGVEEENENISAVGRVITEPKDQRRCEGAVGDLCAAGAPDLTANSPMLTSRLVLESRPFSPDHDDTEEENNEPASGESSRLSSCAQPPPGDVSPSSETLSKALSTARRISNKCSQCGSHDPVEPNRHNRTHSVVGGYACSKCGKTFGSLSERLQHKRTHRAQLNCMECGQSCSSRSELKSHQQTHSHEPLFNCRHCEDKFFGSVELKIHQRTHAVDKPHQCGACGKCFGALATIVLHQRTHTGEKPHTCPRCNKQYISKSQLTSHMRTHTCERPYSCSYCGKCFSQLANLTVHTRIYTGERPHICSQCKKGFCSVGDMQKHERSHTKKKPYRCTVCGKAFTLSSHLTVHIRSHTGERPYTXPECGKSFLXVTKHQFTHTGQRPYPCYQCVKSYTRLTHLNRQLQTHA; this comes from the exons ATGGCTAGCGATGATGATGAATGCACAGAGAGAGGTGTGGAAGAGGAAAATGAAAACATAAGTGCTGTGGGAAGGGTTATTACCGAACCAAAGGACCAGAGGagatgtgaaggggctgttgggGACCTGTGTGCGGCTGGAGCACCAGACCTCACAGCCAACTCTCCAATGCTCACCTCCA GACTGGTGCTGGAATCAAGACCATTTTCTCCAGACCATGACGACACAGAAGAGGAAAACAATG AACCTGCTTCAGGGGAGTCTTCTCGGCTGTCTAGCTGCGCTCAACCACCACCTGGTGACGTATCACCATCCTCGGAGACCCTTTCCAAAGCATTGTCCACTGCACGGCGTATTTCCAACAAGTGCTCCCAGTGTGGAAG TCACGATCCTGTCGAGCCTAACAGGCACAACAGGACCCATTCAGTGGTGGGGGGGTATGCTTGTTCCAAGTGTGGGAAAACATTTGGATCTTTAAGTGAACGGCTCCAACATAAGAGGACACATAGGGCACAGCTCAACTGTATGGAGTGCGGACAGAGTTGCAGTTCCCGCTCCGAACTAAAGAGTCACCAGCAAACTCACTCTCATGAACCGCTCTTCAACTGTCGACACTGTGAAGACAAATTCTTTGGGTCAGTTGAGCTGAAGATCCACCAAAGAACTCATGCAGTGGACAAACCCCATCAGTGTGGCGCGTGTGGAAAGTGCTTTGGCGCCTTAGCCACCATTGTACTCCACCAACGGACACACACGGGGGAGAAACCCCACACATGTCCTCGCTGTAATAAGCAGTATATCTCCAAAAGTCAGCTGACGTCACACATGCGGACTCACACGTGCGAGCGTCCATACAGCTGCTCTTACTGTGGGAAGTGTTTCTCTCAGTTGGCTAATCTTACTGTGCACACAAGGATTTACACGGGGGAGAGACCTCACATCTGCTCTCAGTGCAAGAAAGGGTTTTGCTCAGTCGGTGACATGCAGAAGCATGAGCGCTCTCACACCAAAAAGAAACCTTACAGGTGCACAGTTTGTGGAAAGGCCTTCACATTGTCAAGTCATTTGACGGTTCACATACGCAGTCACACAGGAGAGCGCCCCTACACCTGACCtgagtgtggaaagagttttc TCGTAACTAAGCATCAATTCACCCATACAGGACAGAGGCCATACCCGTGTTATCAATGTGTAAAAAGTTACACCCGTCTCACACACTTGAATAGACAACTACAAACACACGCTTGA